A portion of the Sulfuriferula sp. AH1 genome contains these proteins:
- a CDS encoding ATP-binding protein, which produces MIEIRDYQVLIEAIDAISDYHQNVALPAPVSDESGQVAEAVNRLLERLAVKLSLSNRESDSLAAASIRMVLLADVQERLNRADRLVKTAKDLKEFFAGVLADLVEMIGARRAIYVPVDGGNNAGNFLVHGVDDMMRDELKHSDDFHRLVTSVISGKAIINSPGLSAVSDMQIFTHPLLAAPLWVNGRSVGIIFLIDKADGTFFNKDDLSIFEHLLPDILRVLERIELLRALEQSNRSLHAEQLKQQVLIKKLESAQGQLLQSEKMASIGQLAAGVAHEINNPIGYVYSNLSTLEKYLEDIFRIMDDYEIAESLISDNDVLSRLQAAKESLDFKFLKEDLPALMNESKEGITRVKKIVQDLKDFSHSDATEEWRFVDILEGINSTLNIVNNEIKYKAEVIKKYDLIPEVECLSSQLNQVFMNLLVNAAHAIEERGVITIRTGRVDDEVWIEVADTGIGIAQENMKRIFDPFFTTKPVGKGTGLGLSLSYGIVQKHHGRIEVQSKVGAGTAFRVCLPINQSIAQEKMHSNRAQGEDMSEVKNSRTSFSSDGKINE; this is translated from the coding sequence ATGATAGAAATTCGTGATTATCAGGTGTTGATAGAGGCGATCGATGCAATCAGCGATTATCATCAGAATGTAGCGCTGCCTGCTCCTGTTTCAGATGAGTCGGGGCAAGTGGCCGAAGCAGTCAATCGCCTGTTGGAAAGGCTTGCCGTCAAGTTAAGCCTGAGTAACCGGGAGTCCGATAGTTTGGCGGCGGCCAGTATTCGGATGGTGCTGTTGGCCGATGTTCAGGAGCGCCTGAACAGGGCCGACAGGCTGGTAAAGACCGCAAAGGATCTTAAGGAATTTTTTGCCGGGGTATTGGCGGATCTGGTGGAAATGATCGGCGCGCGCAGGGCAATCTACGTGCCTGTTGATGGCGGAAACAATGCGGGGAACTTTCTGGTTCACGGTGTTGACGACATGATGCGGGATGAGCTGAAACACTCGGACGATTTCCACCGGCTCGTCACATCGGTCATTAGCGGAAAAGCAATCATCAATAGTCCGGGTTTGTCGGCCGTTAGCGATATGCAGATTTTTACGCACCCGTTGCTGGCAGCACCACTTTGGGTTAATGGCAGATCGGTCGGAATCATTTTTCTGATCGATAAAGCGGACGGCACATTTTTCAATAAAGATGATTTGTCGATATTCGAGCATTTGCTGCCTGATATTTTACGGGTGCTGGAACGGATTGAGCTGTTGCGTGCACTGGAGCAAAGTAATCGTTCATTGCATGCTGAGCAGTTAAAACAACAGGTGCTTATTAAAAAGCTGGAGTCGGCCCAAGGTCAGTTGCTGCAATCGGAAAAGATGGCTTCCATTGGACAGCTGGCAGCCGGTGTGGCGCATGAGATCAATAATCCGATCGGTTATGTTTATTCCAATTTGAGTACGCTGGAAAAATACCTCGAGGATATATTCCGCATAATGGACGACTACGAAATAGCCGAGAGTCTGATTTCGGATAATGATGTGCTGTCCAGACTGCAGGCAGCCAAGGAATCCCTGGATTTCAAATTCCTGAAGGAAGATCTGCCAGCCTTGATGAATGAATCGAAAGAGGGTATTACCCGGGTCAAAAAGATAGTGCAGGACCTGAAGGATTTTTCTCATTCCGATGCGACCGAAGAGTGGCGTTTCGTGGATATCCTGGAAGGAATAAACAGTACGCTCAATATCGTGAATAACGAGATCAAATATAAAGCGGAAGTGATCAAGAAATACGACCTGATCCCCGAGGTTGAATGCTTGTCCTCCCAGCTTAATCAGGTGTTCATGAATTTGTTGGTAAATGCGGCGCATGCCATTGAAGAGCGGGGTGTGATTACCATCCGCACGGGTAGGGTAGATGACGAAGTCTGGATTGAAGTGGCCGATACCGGCATCGGTATTGCACAGGAAAACATGAAACGGATATTCGATCCGTTCTTCACCACCAAGCCCGTAGGCAAAGGTACCGGACTTGGATTATCGCTGTCGTACGGGATTGTCCAGAAGCATCATGGGCGTATCGAAGTACAGAGCAAGGTGGGGGCTGGGACGGCGTTCCGGGTGTGCCTGCCGATAAATCAATCGATTGCGCAAGAGAAGATGCATTCAAATCGGGCGCAAGGTGAAGATATGTCTGAAGTAAAAAATTCACGGACCAGTTTCTCGAGTGATGGAAAGATCAATGAATGA
- a CDS encoding FMN-binding protein, with the protein MSNFDRWLMVPALIIPAAASAPAFAVQYMNVEQAQKVLFPAADGFEAKTVVLSAEQKRAIEASSGVRVRVNEVKAWHATQGGKALGWFLLDEVYGKHEFITYAVGIGADGAVKGVEILDYRETHGSEVNNAKWRAQFTGKKAGDTLQLDEDIKNISGATLSCKHITDGVKRLLATCATVLK; encoded by the coding sequence ATGAGCAATTTTGATCGCTGGTTGATGGTGCCTGCATTGATCATACCTGCAGCAGCCTCTGCGCCAGCATTTGCAGTGCAGTACATGAACGTGGAGCAGGCGCAGAAAGTATTGTTTCCGGCGGCGGATGGCTTCGAGGCGAAAACGGTGGTGCTGAGCGCCGAACAGAAACGTGCGATTGAAGCCAGTTCCGGCGTGCGTGTTCGGGTAAACGAAGTCAAGGCATGGCATGCGACCCAGGGCGGCAAAGCGTTGGGCTGGTTCCTGCTGGACGAGGTTTACGGCAAGCACGAATTCATCACTTACGCGGTGGGAATAGGCGCGGATGGCGCGGTAAAGGGCGTCGAGATCCTCGATTATCGTGAAACGCACGGCAGTGAAGTCAATAACGCCAAATGGCGCGCGCAGTTTACCGGCAAGAAAGCGGGCGACACGCTGCAGCTGGATGAAGATATCAAGAATATCAGCGGTGCGACGCTGTCATGCAAGCATATTACCGATGGTGTCAAGCGCCTGCTGGCCACCTGCGCGACGGTGCTTAAATGA
- a CDS encoding helix-turn-helix domain-containing protein, translating into MLKRASLLADGDDRKGLAQKLGISERTLYRKLKN; encoded by the coding sequence ATGCTGAAACGCGCCAGCCTGCTTGCGGACGGCGATGATCGCAAAGGGCTGGCGCAGAAGCTCGGCATCAGCGAACGTACCTTATACCGCAAACTCAAGAACTGA
- a CDS encoding DUF6662 family protein: MFKSRKVILGTAVFLATVGGAQADEALFGYLRGAETLPKGANEVVQHLTRRWDKGAGEYTAYDSKTELEHGFTDRFTGAVYVLGQAVDTKGLQIDGYIPADNDTGMKLSGVEVSAKYNFLSPAKDDFGLAAYVSGAYTQLDPHSGQKKDKYTLETWLLAQKNFLDDQLVWVTNLGMEATYAVRLPIDGMTLTQEQWPTTPEMEIGLLAGTGLSYRVAPNWFVGAEALYDSEYETEVGRERWSVQAGPNVHYGAKNWWFTATWLPQMVGGGFETYPGQTDTSLHLIEKTKQEFRVKVGFNF; encoded by the coding sequence ATGTTTAAAAGTAGAAAAGTGATATTGGGCACCGCTGTGTTTCTGGCGACGGTAGGGGGCGCGCAGGCAGACGAGGCGTTGTTCGGCTATCTGAGAGGTGCGGAAACCTTGCCGAAAGGCGCAAATGAGGTCGTGCAGCATTTGACCCGGCGCTGGGACAAGGGGGCGGGTGAATATACTGCTTACGATAGCAAGACCGAGCTGGAGCATGGTTTCACTGATCGTTTTACCGGGGCTGTCTATGTGCTCGGGCAAGCGGTTGATACCAAAGGTTTGCAGATTGACGGCTATATTCCGGCTGACAATGATACCGGCATGAAACTTTCAGGGGTTGAAGTTTCAGCCAAATATAACTTCCTCAGTCCGGCGAAGGATGATTTTGGCCTGGCGGCCTATGTATCCGGCGCTTATACCCAGCTGGATCCGCATTCCGGTCAGAAAAAGGACAAATACACGCTCGAAACCTGGCTGCTGGCACAGAAGAATTTTCTCGACGATCAGCTGGTCTGGGTGACTAACTTGGGCATGGAGGCGACTTATGCGGTGCGCTTGCCTATTGATGGCATGACGCTGACCCAGGAGCAGTGGCCGACGACGCCGGAGATGGAGATAGGGCTGTTGGCGGGTACCGGTTTGTCGTACCGGGTTGCGCCTAACTGGTTTGTCGGCGCAGAGGCATTGTACGACTCCGAATACGAAACCGAAGTGGGGCGCGAGCGCTGGTCGGTGCAGGCAGGTCCTAATGTGCATTACGGCGCCAAGAACTGGTGGTTTACGGCGACCTGGCTGCCGCAAATGGTGGGTGGCGGATTCGAAACCTATCCGGGGCAAACCGATACGAGTCTGCATCTGATAGAAAAGACCAAACAGGAATTTCGTGTGAAAGTCGGCTTTAACTTTTAA
- a CDS encoding group II truncated hemoglobin: protein MQPNPAVTHYERIGGADIIRALVHRFYEIMDELPEAYGIRKLHAESLQGSEDKLFKFLCGWMGGPQLYIQEHGHPMLRRRHLPFPISISERDQWLACMDQALTEVVQDEALRRELSSAFAKVADHMRNRAEGHPA from the coding sequence ATGCAGCCTAATCCAGCCGTTACCCATTATGAACGAATTGGGGGCGCGGATATTATCCGTGCGCTAGTGCACCGTTTTTATGAAATTATGGATGAGTTGCCGGAGGCTTACGGTATTCGCAAGCTTCATGCCGAGAGCTTGCAAGGCTCGGAGGATAAACTGTTCAAGTTTCTGTGCGGCTGGATGGGCGGCCCTCAGCTTTATATTCAGGAGCATGGACACCCCATGTTACGCCGTCGTCACCTGCCTTTCCCCATCAGCATATCCGAACGCGACCAGTGGCTGGCGTGCATGGATCAGGCATTGACAGAAGTAGTGCAGGATGAGGCGTTACGGCGCGAACTGTCCAGTGCGTTTGCGAAAGTGGCTGACCACATGCGTAATCGCGCGGAAGGACATCCCGCTTGA
- a CDS encoding HD domain-containing phosphohydrolase: MNDMQSAVVSIQASDASATLLFVDDESNILASLKRLFRPFGYRILTAESGAQGLEILAREAVDLVISDMRMPEMNGAQFLEKVREGWPETVRILLTGYAEIGATIDAINKGQIYRYIAKPWEDSEIVLAVRQALELKALAQEKRRLEDLTLAQNEELKNLNVTLEERVKARTEEVRQTMGFLEVAHDKLKKSFITSIRVFSNLIEMREGPMAGHSRRVADLARTLAQRMGMNDAEVQDVFLAALLHDVGKIGLPDSLLAKPFSGLTSDERTEVVKHPAKGEAALMALEQLQGAAKYIRGHHERFDGLGYPDKLAGLDIPLGARILALANDYDAVQLGTIMNKRLTQKEALVYIQEGRGNRYDPAVVDAFLGKMAKQSPELTETKADLMLNSMQLQVGMVLSRDMVGQGGNLLLSKDYVLNAQLIEQIRNFERLEGQSISIWVCAKKGD, translated from the coding sequence ATGAATGACATGCAATCTGCGGTTGTTTCAATACAGGCATCCGATGCCAGTGCCACTTTGTTGTTTGTGGATGACGAAAGCAATATCCTCGCTTCGTTGAAACGCCTGTTTCGCCCATTCGGATACCGCATTCTGACAGCGGAAAGCGGTGCGCAAGGACTGGAGATTCTGGCCCGTGAAGCCGTCGATCTGGTGATTTCGGATATGCGCATGCCGGAAATGAATGGCGCCCAGTTTCTGGAAAAAGTCAGGGAGGGCTGGCCGGAGACGGTGCGTATCCTGCTGACGGGCTATGCTGAAATCGGCGCGACCATCGATGCGATCAACAAGGGGCAAATTTATCGTTACATCGCCAAACCCTGGGAGGATAGCGAGATTGTTCTGGCTGTTCGGCAGGCGCTGGAACTGAAAGCGTTGGCGCAGGAAAAACGCCGCCTGGAAGACCTGACGCTTGCGCAGAACGAGGAGCTCAAAAATCTTAACGTCACGCTGGAAGAGAGAGTCAAGGCGCGTACCGAAGAGGTGCGTCAGACCATGGGTTTTCTGGAAGTGGCGCATGACAAACTCAAGAAAAGTTTTATTACCTCGATACGCGTATTCTCCAATCTTATCGAAATGCGCGAGGGCCCGATGGCCGGACACTCACGCCGAGTTGCCGACCTGGCCAGAACCTTGGCGCAGCGCATGGGCATGAACGATGCTGAAGTGCAGGATGTGTTTCTGGCGGCGTTGTTGCATGACGTCGGCAAGATCGGTTTGCCGGATAGCTTGCTAGCCAAACCATTTTCCGGTCTGACCAGCGATGAACGCACCGAAGTAGTGAAGCACCCCGCCAAGGGCGAAGCTGCGCTGATGGCGCTGGAGCAGTTGCAGGGTGCGGCAAAGTATATTCGCGGCCACCATGAACGCTTCGATGGTTTGGGTTACCCGGATAAGCTTGCGGGACTGGATATTCCCTTGGGCGCACGCATACTCGCGCTTGCCAATGATTATGATGCCGTACAGCTTGGCACGATCATGAATAAACGCCTGACGCAAAAGGAGGCGCTTGTCTATATCCAGGAAGGCCGGGGTAATCGTTACGATCCTGCAGTGGTTGATGCTTTTTTGGGAAAAATGGCGAAGCAATCGCCAGAGCTGACGGAAACCAAAGCCGATCTGATGTTGAATTCAATGCAGCTGCAGGTGGGTATGGTGCTGTCGCGAGATATGGTCGGCCAGGGTGGAAATTTATTGCTGTCCAAGGATTATGTGCTTAATGCTCAATTGATCGAGCAAATAAGGAATTTCGAACGACTTGAAGGGCAGTCGATAAGTATCTGGGTCTGCGCAAAAAAAGGAGATTGA
- the hemP gene encoding hemin uptake protein HemP, which yields MIKLDTNTANAEKLGQVRAGTVSPIPSEWLFSQGDEVLISHHGEQYRLRRTRNGKLILTK from the coding sequence ATGATTAAACTGGATACAAATACTGCCAATGCGGAAAAGTTGGGCCAGGTGCGTGCAGGTACCGTATCGCCGATACCCAGCGAATGGCTCTTCAGTCAGGGCGATGAAGTGCTGATCAGTCATCACGGTGAACAATATCGCTTGCGGCGTACGCGCAATGGAAAGCTGATTTTGACGAAGTGA
- a CDS encoding cytochrome ubiquinol oxidase subunit I gives MISTELVDASRLQFAIVALYHFLFVPLTLGMTFILVIMESTYVITGKEIYKDMTKFWGKLFGINFALGVTTGITMEFQFGTNWAYYSHYVGDIFGAPLAIEGLMAFFLESTFIGLFFFGWDKLSKNKHLMVTMLMALGSNLSALWILVANGWMNNPVGSDFSFITMRMEMTDFWDVIFNPQAQAKFVHTISAGYVTASAFVLGISSWYLLMGRDVEFAKRSFRIAAAFGFASALSVIVLGDESGYTVGENQQTKMAAIEAMWHTEPAPASFNLIAGINEKEQKNDWSIEIPYVMGVIGTRTLTKEIPGIYEIKAHNRIRIINGAHAVTALAALRKHPEDAALKAEFDKYKGDLGFGLLLKKYTEDVSKATPEMIQQATDDTIPRVTPLFWTFRFMVAIGTALLALFAVALYASVRNTCGKNKWLLRWALLFVPMPWIAAELGWFVAEYGRQPWTIFGVLPTHLSASTLTAGNVYASIGGFVFFYTGLLIVEMYLMVKFARQGPSSLHTGRYQDEGRSGGGAIPARAPADKA, from the coding sequence ATGATTAGCACAGAGTTGGTTGATGCATCACGACTACAGTTCGCGATTGTTGCGTTGTATCACTTTTTATTTGTACCGCTGACACTGGGCATGACCTTCATACTGGTGATTATGGAATCGACTTACGTCATCACGGGTAAGGAGATATATAAGGACATGACCAAGTTCTGGGGAAAATTATTCGGTATCAACTTCGCCTTGGGGGTGACGACGGGCATCACCATGGAATTCCAGTTTGGTACCAACTGGGCCTATTATTCGCATTATGTGGGCGACATATTCGGTGCGCCGCTCGCGATCGAGGGACTGATGGCCTTCTTCCTCGAATCCACCTTTATCGGCCTGTTCTTCTTCGGCTGGGATAAGCTATCCAAAAACAAGCACTTGATGGTGACCATGCTGATGGCATTGGGCTCCAATCTGTCGGCGCTGTGGATATTGGTGGCGAACGGCTGGATGAACAATCCGGTGGGTTCGGATTTCTCATTCATTACCATGCGCATGGAAATGACCGATTTCTGGGACGTGATCTTCAATCCGCAGGCGCAGGCCAAGTTCGTCCATACTATCAGTGCCGGTTATGTGACCGCTTCGGCGTTCGTACTGGGTATCTCCTCCTGGTATCTGCTCATGGGCCGCGATGTCGAATTTGCCAAACGTTCCTTCCGCATCGCGGCCGCATTCGGTTTTGCCTCGGCCTTGTCGGTCATCGTGCTCGGCGATGAATCCGGTTATACCGTAGGCGAAAACCAGCAGACCAAAATGGCCGCGATCGAAGCCATGTGGCATACCGAACCGGCACCTGCTTCCTTTAACCTGATTGCCGGGATTAACGAAAAAGAGCAGAAAAACGACTGGTCGATAGAAATTCCTTATGTCATGGGTGTCATCGGTACGCGCACATTGACCAAAGAGATTCCCGGTATCTACGAAATCAAGGCGCATAATCGGATACGGATTATCAACGGTGCGCACGCAGTGACGGCGCTGGCCGCATTGCGCAAGCACCCCGAAGATGCGGCGCTCAAGGCCGAGTTCGACAAATACAAGGGTGATCTGGGATTCGGTCTGCTGTTGAAGAAATACACGGAGGACGTGAGTAAGGCAACGCCGGAAATGATACAGCAGGCAACCGACGACACCATCCCTCGTGTGACGCCGCTGTTCTGGACTTTCCGTTTTATGGTGGCTATCGGTACCGCGCTGCTGGCACTGTTCGCGGTCGCGCTGTATGCCTCGGTCAGGAACACCTGCGGCAAGAACAAATGGCTGTTGCGCTGGGCGCTGCTGTTTGTCCCTATGCCATGGATCGCTGCCGAGCTGGGCTGGTTTGTCGCGGAATACGGCCGTCAGCCCTGGACGATTTTCGGCGTATTACCTACCCATCTGTCAGCGTCCACTTTGACCGCGGGCAATGTGTATGCTTCGATCGGCGGTTTCGTGTTCTTCTACACCGGGCTGCTGATCGTGGAGATGTATCTGATGGTGAAATTCGCGCGCCAAGGCCCGAGCAGCCTGCATACCGGGCGTTATCAGGATGAAGGCAGATCCGGAGGCGGCGCGATTCCGGCTCGTGCACCCGCCGATAAGGCATAA
- the cydB gene encoding cytochrome d ubiquinol oxidase subunit II: MLDYETLKVIWWLFVGVLLLGFAIMDGHDMGAGTLLPFVGRNDAERRVIINTVVAHWEGNQVWFILGGGAIFAAWPLVYATAFSGFYWAMLAVLWALFFRPVGFDYRSKIANPTWRSSWDWGLFIGGAVPPLIFGVAFGNLLQGVPFHFDDDLRSYYTGNFWQLLNPFALLAGVVSTAMITAHGANYLMIRTEGDIYRRSRSAAILFGMLALAAFAAAGVWVMNGIDGFIITSGNLPGALPNPLDKTVVMEAGAWMHNYSVYPLAILVPVIAFAGGVLAILFGLMNKPTLAFIGSSLSMLGIIGTAGISMFPFIMPSSTDPRSSLTVWDSVSSHMTLGLMFWVTLIFLPIIMLYTSWAYKVMSGKVTLDFIKDNDHSAY, from the coding sequence ATGCTGGATTATGAAACGCTCAAAGTCATTTGGTGGCTGTTCGTCGGCGTGCTGTTGCTGGGCTTCGCGATCATGGACGGGCACGACATGGGGGCAGGGACCCTGTTGCCTTTCGTGGGCAGAAACGATGCCGAGCGCCGCGTGATAATCAATACCGTGGTGGCGCATTGGGAAGGGAATCAGGTCTGGTTCATCCTCGGCGGCGGCGCAATCTTTGCTGCGTGGCCGCTGGTGTATGCGACAGCCTTTTCCGGATTTTACTGGGCGATGCTGGCGGTGCTGTGGGCGCTGTTCTTCCGCCCGGTCGGTTTCGATTACCGCTCCAAGATCGCCAATCCGACCTGGCGCAGCAGTTGGGACTGGGGGCTCTTTATCGGTGGCGCCGTACCGCCGCTGATCTTCGGCGTGGCATTCGGCAACCTGCTGCAAGGTGTGCCGTTCCATTTCGATGACGACCTGCGTTCGTATTACACCGGCAATTTCTGGCAATTGCTTAACCCGTTTGCGTTGCTGGCAGGTGTGGTCAGCACGGCGATGATCACTGCGCATGGCGCGAATTACCTGATGATACGTACCGAGGGCGATATCTATCGCCGCAGCCGTAGCGCCGCGATCCTGTTCGGTATGCTGGCACTGGCTGCTTTCGCCGCCGCCGGAGTGTGGGTGATGAACGGCATCGACGGTTTCATTATTACCAGCGGCAACCTGCCTGGTGCATTGCCTAATCCGCTGGACAAGACCGTGGTGATGGAGGCGGGCGCATGGATGCATAATTACAGCGTGTACCCGCTGGCCATACTGGTGCCGGTGATCGCTTTTGCCGGCGGCGTACTGGCGATCCTGTTCGGACTGATGAACAAACCGACGCTGGCATTTATCGGATCATCGCTGAGCATGCTGGGGATTATCGGTACGGCCGGCATCTCCATGTTTCCGTTCATCATGCCGTCTTCGACCGATCCGCGTTCCAGCCTGACGGTGTGGGATAGCGTTTCATCGCATATGACGCTCGGTCTGATGTTCTGGGTTACGCTGATTTTCCTGCCGATAATCATGCTTTACACCAGTTGGGCGTATAAAGTGATGTCCGGCAAAGTAACCCTTGATTTTATCAAGGACAACGATCATTCTGCTTATTAG
- the cydX gene encoding cytochrome bd-I oxidase subunit CydX: MWYFAWILGVAMAVLLAIVNAIYGENHELREEEARHEEKL, translated from the coding sequence ATGTGGTATTTTGCTTGGATTTTAGGGGTGGCAATGGCAGTCCTGCTGGCGATTGTAAATGCCATATACGGTGAAAATCACGAACTGCGTGAAGAAGAAGCGCGCCATGAAGAGAAGCTATAA
- a CDS encoding FAD:protein FMN transferase produces MTALALSATVASGLAECVRARPLLGTLVEIAASGDTADTVQTAISNAFDAVERVHQLMSYQAADSDISRINRGGFERPVTVARHTWHVLQAAARFSEASDGLFDITIAPTLTKLGFLPRHSDFPRISGQGNWRHVLLLPDNQVRLARRLRIDVSGIAKGYAVDLAIAALQEAGMYSGRVNAGGDLRVFGETAQIIHVRHPGSPTQMLPVVELRQGAAATSAGYYTQRRYQGRMVTPLINPHTRVAAEVQRSVTILADDCMTADALTKVVHADPHSAVGKLSQFGARALMLEADTASGGCRVFDTSSLYPAAWRTRVIT; encoded by the coding sequence ATGACAGCCTTGGCACTCTCTGCAACGGTTGCTTCCGGTCTGGCTGAATGCGTACGCGCACGTCCGCTGCTGGGCACGCTGGTGGAAATCGCCGCCAGCGGCGATACGGCAGATACGGTGCAGACGGCGATATCGAACGCGTTCGATGCTGTCGAGCGCGTGCACCAGCTGATGAGTTATCAGGCGGCGGATTCGGATATCTCGCGTATCAACCGGGGAGGCTTTGAGCGTCCGGTGACAGTGGCGCGGCATACATGGCATGTACTGCAGGCGGCCGCCAGGTTTTCCGAGGCCAGCGATGGCTTATTCGACATCACTATTGCGCCGACCCTGACCAAATTGGGATTCCTGCCTCGGCACTCGGATTTCCCGCGTATTTCGGGGCAGGGCAATTGGCGGCATGTCCTTTTGCTGCCTGATAATCAGGTAAGGCTTGCACGCCGCTTGCGCATCGATGTCTCCGGAATCGCCAAGGGCTATGCGGTCGACTTGGCGATAGCGGCACTGCAGGAGGCCGGCATGTACAGCGGGCGGGTCAATGCCGGCGGCGATTTGCGCGTATTCGGCGAGACTGCGCAAATTATTCATGTGCGTCACCCCGGTTCACCCACACAGATGCTGCCTGTTGTCGAGTTGCGGCAGGGTGCCGCCGCGACTTCGGCCGGTTACTATACCCAGCGCCGTTATCAGGGGCGCATGGTCACTCCGTTGATTAATCCTCATACTCGTGTTGCTGCCGAAGTACAGCGCAGCGTGACCATACTGGCGGACGACTGCATGACCGCCGATGCGCTGACCAAGGTCGTGCACGCCGATCCCCATAGTGCGGTGGGGAAGCTCTCGCAATTCGGCGCGCGCGCGCTCATGCTGGAAGCCGATACCGCCAGCGGCGGTTGCCGCGTATTCGATACATCCAGTCTTTATCCTGCCGCCTGGCGCACCCGTGTCATTACCTGA
- the cydP gene encoding cytochrome oxidase putative small subunit CydP, whose translation MRAMWNNPLGREILVILIVKIIAIFVIWWAFFRPIGAQAPMDANQVSNAVINKQQNTVQPVVTQPATRSRQDD comes from the coding sequence ATGCGTGCGATGTGGAACAACCCGTTGGGACGAGAGATATTGGTGATTCTGATAGTGAAAATAATCGCGATCTTTGTGATCTGGTGGGCGTTTTTTCGCCCCATCGGTGCGCAAGCACCTATGGATGCAAATCAAGTTAGCAACGCCGTCATTAATAAACAACAAAACACAGTTCAACCCGTTGTTACACAACCTGCCACAAGGAGTCGTCAAGATGATTAG
- a CDS encoding cyd operon YbgE family protein, with protein sequence MYTTLARSLSLLLAATLATLMTFYPPAIARLSHGLLTLVIWGICAGFVHGVGFDPETRLWRAVLGPVSAWLLMGLGLVLIARPYFIGV encoded by the coding sequence GTGTATACGACGCTCGCACGTTCGCTGTCATTGCTGCTGGCGGCAACCCTGGCAACCCTGATGACCTTTTATCCTCCCGCCATTGCGCGGTTAAGTCACGGTTTGCTGACTCTGGTAATATGGGGGATATGTGCGGGATTCGTTCACGGCGTGGGATTTGACCCCGAGACCAGATTGTGGCGTGCAGTGCTTGGCCCTGTCAGTGCATGGCTGCTGATGGGGCTTGGTCTGGTATTGATTGCCAGACCATATTTTATCGGGGTTTAG
- a CDS encoding response regulator: MIRIMLVDDEKNILSALRRVLMGGIGLDREFHEISVETFDTPHDALKRAEVVVFDLVVSDYRMPEMSGVEFLKAFRKIQPHAARIILSGYADLEGLVGAINEAEISRFINKPWNDYELKFAIAQALVYRKLLMENQRLADTVRLQQGQLSRQEIALKRLEEENPGITKVNWGPDGSVIIDESDL, translated from the coding sequence GTGATTCGTATCATGCTGGTAGACGATGAGAAAAATATATTAAGCGCATTGCGGCGCGTACTCATGGGCGGCATTGGATTGGATCGCGAATTCCATGAAATCAGCGTAGAGACGTTTGATACGCCACACGATGCATTAAAGCGTGCTGAAGTGGTGGTCTTCGATCTGGTCGTATCCGATTATCGTATGCCGGAAATGAGCGGAGTCGAGTTCCTGAAAGCGTTCCGAAAGATTCAGCCTCATGCAGCCAGAATTATCCTCAGCGGTTATGCCGATCTCGAAGGGTTGGTGGGTGCGATTAATGAAGCCGAGATTTCCCGTTTTATTAACAAGCCATGGAACGACTATGAGTTGAAATTTGCCATTGCCCAGGCGCTGGTTTACAGGAAGCTGTTAATGGAGAATCAGCGCTTGGCGGATACGGTACGTTTGCAGCAGGGGCAATTGTCCAGGCAGGAAATTGCATTGAAGCGACTCGAAGAAGAGAACCCGGGAATCACCAAGGTAAACTGGGGGCCTGACGGTTCGGTCATAATCGATGAAAGCGACCTATGA